GACATCTTCTTTCCATTGGCCGGTGTTGTCGCGGAATTTCCGGTTCGAAGCAATTATAAAATTCGATACCGGAGTTCCAGCGGAAGTATGGCGGATTGTCGGGTCTTTAATCAGATTCCCAGCAATCAATACCGTATTAACGTCTGGCATACGCAATTCGGACATGTTCTCCGTCCGTTCCGCTTACGCTTGATCGGCAGATATTTTATCTACCGCTTCAATTGCCTCTTCCACACTCTGCGGACGCTCATCGCCCGCGAGTTCGATTGATGCCGCTTCCGACTTCACCGCTCGCTCCGATACTTCTTGCGAGAGCTTCGCCTTCAATCGGTTCTGCTTAATCATCAACTTCTCCATCCGGGGAGTAATGTTGAGGAGTAAATGGCGGAGCACCGGTTCGGTTAACTTCAACATCAATTCAACTTCGCGCACCTGATCGGCAGGGAGCATCATCAAAATGACATAGTAGACCCCATGGGTTCGCCCTTTGATTTCGTAGGCGAACCGACGCTTGCCCCAACGATTCCAGTCGAGGATTTCCGCGCCTCTCGCCTCCATCGACGAGCGGATTTTATTCGCGATTTCCTCGATCTGCGGGTCGTCAAGTACCGCGTCGATCGTGAACATTAATTCGTATTTTCGTTTCATTCCTCTTCCTTGTTTCCTCAATCAGCGGTTCCGCTGATTCTTACGGAGCGCAGGTGAATTCCCGCGGCTTGCATAGTCAGGCGAATCAAGCCTAACGATTAGGTCAGAGTAATCTCTGACTGACAAAATCGTGACCGACAGAGGAATATCTGTCGTACAATACATATCAACTCGGGATCGCTTCATCGACCCTTACAATTCGGGAGCGGGCGTTCGATTGTACTTATTCATCGTTGCCAACAACCCCTCTTTCAAATAACATTCGACAGCATCAGTCGCTCGGTCGATCTGTAAAAGGATTTCCTCTTGCTGTTTTTTCGGCACTTCGGAAAGGACTTTGCCAGCTAAATTTCCGCTGCGACCGTCGGGAGGGCGTATACCAAACCGCAACCGGGGAAAATCCATACTCCCGAGTAATTCAATAATCGACCGCATCCCTTTATGACCGCCATCAGAACCTTTACCGCGTAAACGAAGAGCTCCAAACGGAAGATCGTGGTCATCAAAGATGACAAAGAGATCTTTCGGGTCGCTATCGAAAAACCGGATCGCATCGACCACGGCAAAACCCGAAGCATTCATGAAAGTGGTCGGTTTCACCAAAACCACAGTGTCATCACTAAAGAGTCCGCGAGAGTAGTAGTACTCGCCTTTTCCCGCTCGAAATTGCCAGTTTTGCCGCTCTGCGAACCGCTCAAGAATCCAGTAGCCGGCATTGTGCCACGTCCGCGCATAGCGGTCGCCGGGATTACCCAATCCGACCACAATCGCAGTCGGCAAGGTTTACTTCGCCTCGTCCTTCTTACGTGCGGTAATCACTTCCGGTGCAGCCGCCGGCTCGGTCGATGGTTTCTCGTCACCGGTCATCTTCGGCGGTTGAATAGTGAGAATCGTGGTATCGGGATCGCTCAAGAGTTTCACACCGACGGGTAACTTGATGTCTCGGATGTGCATCGATTCGTTCATGTGCAATTCTGTTACATCGATTTCAATACGATCCGGTGCATCGGCGGGCTTAAGGTCTAACGCGTTACGGTGTTCGATCTGATCAAGAATACCGCCTTCCTTGATTCCAATCGGAGTGCCCTTTAAGTAAATGTTAAAGGTCATTCGGATACGTTGCTCAGCGGATACCGACTGCAAATCGATGTGTTCTATCGCACCGGTCAACGGGTGCCGTTGGATTTCACGAACGACACACATCATCCCCTGCAAACCTTCCCCTGTCAGTTGCAACATGGTTGGCTGCTTGATCAGCGTAAGCCGCAATTTGTTTGCATCAACGGCAAAAGGAATACCATCCTTGCCTTTGATGTACACGATACCCGGCACTTTTCCAGTAAAGCGAACTTGCCGGGCTCCGCCTTTTCCTTTTGTAATACGGCTAACAACCGCTAATTCCATCACCGCCATTGTATTACCCGCCTCCCAAAACTCTAATCGAATAACGAGCTGATCGACTCGTTGTAGTGAATTCGTTTGATCGCTTCCGCAAACTCAGTGGCTACCGAAGCTACATGCAGCCAATCCGGTTTTTTCTCAATTCGCAAGGGAAGCGTATCGGAAACGTACATCCGGTCAACTTTCGCCACTTCCAACCGTTCTATCGCTTCTCCCGACAATACCGGGTGGGTACAACAAATCTGCACCGACTTCGCACCGGCTTCGCGCACCGCTTTGGTTGCTGCGCTTAACGTGCCCGCGGTATCGACGATATCGT
This region of bacterium genomic DNA includes:
- the rpsF gene encoding 30S ribosomal protein S6 — protein: MKRKYELMFTIDAVLDDPQIEEIANKIRSSMEARGAEILDWNRWGKRRFAYEIKGRTHGVYYVILMMLPADQVREVELMLKLTEPVLRHLLLNITPRMEKLMIKQNRLKAKLSQEVSERAVKSEAASIELAGDERPQSVEEAIEAVDKISADQA
- a CDS encoding 50S ribosomal protein L25 gives rise to the protein MAVMELAVVSRITKGKGGARQVRFTGKVPGIVYIKGKDGIPFAVDANKLRLTLIKQPTMLQLTGEGLQGMMCVVREIQRHPLTGAIEHIDLQSVSAEQRIRMTFNIYLKGTPIGIKEGGILDQIEHRNALDLKPADAPDRIEIDVTELHMNESMHIRDIKLPVGVKLLSDPDTTILTIQPPKMTGDEKPSTEPAAAPEVITARKKDEAK
- the pth gene encoding aminoacyl-tRNA hydrolase — translated: MPTAIVVGLGNPGDRYARTWHNAGYWILERFAERQNWQFRAGKGEYYYSRGLFSDDTVVLVKPTTFMNASGFAVVDAIRFFDSDPKDLFVIFDDHDLPFGALRLRGKGSDGGHKGMRSIIELLGSMDFPRLRFGIRPPDGRSGNLAGKVLSEVPKKQQEEILLQIDRATDAVECYLKEGLLATMNKYNRTPAPEL
- a CDS encoding single-stranded DNA-binding protein; this translates as MSELRMPDVNTVLIAGNLIKDPTIRHTSAGTPVSNFIIASNRKFRDNTGQWKEDV